Proteins encoded in a region of the Spiribacter sp. 1M189 genome:
- a CDS encoding type II toxin-antitoxin system Phd/YefM family antitoxin → MRASVRDLRLRAGELLAAVERGDTVEVTYRGRPCARLVGVAESSSHSSEVREGGDAAGAYAAQAKGAAARDPAVDVHANPAFGMWADRTEQSVDALIDELRAPRDFGGAS, encoded by the coding sequence ATGAGAGCATCAGTACGTGATTTACGTCTCCGGGCCGGTGAACTACTGGCCGCGGTCGAGCGCGGTGATACGGTCGAAGTGACCTACAGGGGGCGTCCCTGCGCCCGGTTGGTTGGAGTTGCCGAGTCATCCAGTCACTCATCGGAAGTGCGGGAGGGTGGCGACGCCGCTGGCGCCTATGCGGCGCAGGCTAAAGGCGCCGCCGCCCGCGATCCGGCCGTGGATGTCCATGCCAACCCTGCCTTTGGCATGTGGGCCGATCGCACGGAACAGTCCGTGGACGCCCTCATCGATGAGTTGCGTGCGCCCAGGGATTTCGGGGGAGCATCCTGA
- a CDS encoding type II toxin-antitoxin system VapC family toxin, giving the protein MLVDTDVVVWSLRGLPRAERRLQSLDGFALSAISYMELVQGMRDARELAALRRALRFWSADVVAVSPEISSRGMFLLEQHALGDGLRLADALIAATAMVQGDTLLTANRKHYAPLRGLDVEVFQPAA; this is encoded by the coding sequence GTGCTCGTCGACACGGATGTTGTGGTCTGGAGCCTGCGTGGTCTTCCGAGGGCAGAGCGGCGGCTCCAATCGCTGGATGGATTCGCGCTGTCAGCAATCAGCTATATGGAACTGGTCCAGGGGATGCGGGACGCGCGCGAGCTGGCGGCGCTGCGGCGTGCGCTTCGGTTCTGGTCGGCCGATGTGGTGGCAGTCAGCCCGGAAATCTCCTCACGGGGCATGTTTCTGCTCGAGCAGCATGCCCTGGGAGACGGTCTGCGGCTTGCTGATGCGCTGATCGCGGCAACGGCCATGGTCCAGGGCGATACCCTGCTCACCGCCAACCGCAAGCACTACGCGCCGCTCCGCGGGCTTGATGTCGAGGTGTTCCAGCCCGCGGCCTAA
- a CDS encoding SDR family NAD(P)-dependent oxidoreductase, with product MAKPNPPVMLITGCSTGIGRHCAFALQKRGWRVFATARNPADVEALVRDGLNDALVMDVNDDASIQRAVGTLLERTRGRIDALFNNAGFGQPGALEDLPREALREQFETNVFGVHAMTRAVLPAMRAQGWGRIVQHSSVLGFIALPWRGAYNASKYALEGLTDTLRQELRGTGIEAILIQTGPVTSRFRANGWERFKRWVGVGGPATATGIQASANLEHANTDWRERVAASVHRDTYQAVIDRLEGDGEPPFTLGPEAVARKLILAVESMDPKPRYHVTVPTHVFKALKRCLPTRALDTVIRWVNG from the coding sequence ATGGCAAAACCCAATCCCCCCGTGATGCTCATCACCGGCTGCTCGACCGGCATCGGCCGGCACTGCGCCTTTGCCCTGCAGAAACGCGGCTGGCGCGTGTTCGCCACGGCCCGCAACCCGGCCGATGTCGAGGCACTGGTCCGCGACGGCCTGAATGATGCGCTGGTGATGGACGTCAACGACGATGCCAGCATCCAACGGGCCGTGGGTACCCTGCTCGAGCGCACCCGTGGCCGGATCGATGCGCTGTTCAACAACGCCGGCTTCGGCCAGCCCGGGGCGCTCGAGGATCTGCCCCGCGAGGCGCTGCGTGAGCAGTTCGAGACCAACGTCTTCGGCGTCCATGCCATGACCCGCGCGGTACTGCCGGCGATGCGCGCGCAGGGCTGGGGGCGGATCGTGCAACACAGCTCAGTGCTCGGGTTTATCGCGCTGCCCTGGCGTGGCGCCTATAACGCCAGCAAATATGCGCTGGAGGGCCTGACCGACACCCTGCGTCAGGAGCTACGTGGCACCGGCATCGAGGCGATCCTCATCCAGACCGGCCCGGTGACCAGCCGCTTTCGGGCCAATGGCTGGGAGAGGTTCAAGCGCTGGGTGGGGGTCGGCGGGCCCGCTACCGCGACCGGCATACAGGCGTCGGCCAACCTCGAGCACGCCAACACCGACTGGCGCGAGCGCGTTGCCGCCAGCGTGCATCGCGACACCTATCAGGCGGTGATCGACCGACTTGAGGGCGATGGTGAGCCACCCTTCACCCTCGGCCCCGAGGCGGTTGCCCGCAAGCTGATCCTGGCGGTGGAGTCAATGGATCCGAAGCCGCGGTATCACGTGACCGTGCCGACCCATGTATTCAAGGCGCTGAAACGCTGCCTGCCCACCCGCGCGCTGGACACCGTTATTCGCTGGGTTAACGGTTAG
- a CDS encoding M24 family metallopeptidase, whose translation MDFNRYRDVLAERVGRLELPFDDAEYARRRQGVADAMAEAGLAALLVTDAADICYLTGYNTFEVSVHTALLLTAPEAAEDRPQGRAVLQVPSIETGPAVTTARVDEVFGYRWEAANGAVDQMAGMIRDLGLVGSGPAGHDVAPIWPGDVGASAGVGGSVSRIGTDNWGPALRCGFRDGLAAALPEVMLTDASGLVDAVKIVKSEPEIGLLRESARITEAGIAAAESLIAPGVTDQQLAATGSAAMLAAGGEFMSLQPIVTAGWRSSVIHCNHQRHTVAEGEPVFLEFGAAWHRYTAPMMRTRVAGTPSDEMRRTAGVIRDIYEALLAHMRPGVTMDAAAAAADGALAPMAERAFFSGVYGYTVGIQFPPSWVEASGYIARGVEREFAENMVFHLPLMLRIPGEWGIGMSNTVRVTADGGEALTNNDLALTGTAG comes from the coding sequence ATGGATTTCAACCGCTACCGCGATGTGCTGGCCGAACGGGTTGGTCGGCTCGAGCTACCCTTCGACGATGCCGAGTATGCGCGACGGCGCCAGGGCGTTGCCGATGCCATGGCCGAGGCCGGCCTGGCGGCGCTGCTGGTCACCGATGCGGCGGACATCTGCTATCTCACCGGCTACAACACCTTTGAGGTCTCCGTCCACACGGCGCTTCTGCTGACCGCTCCGGAGGCCGCGGAGGACAGACCTCAGGGCCGTGCCGTTCTGCAGGTCCCGTCCATCGAGACCGGCCCTGCGGTGACCACCGCACGGGTGGATGAGGTCTTCGGCTATCGCTGGGAGGCGGCCAACGGTGCCGTCGATCAGATGGCCGGGATGATTCGTGATCTGGGACTGGTCGGATCCGGCCCGGCCGGCCATGATGTCGCGCCAATCTGGCCCGGCGATGTCGGCGCCTCGGCGGGCGTCGGCGGCAGCGTGTCACGGATCGGCACCGACAACTGGGGACCGGCACTGCGCTGCGGGTTTCGCGATGGCCTGGCCGCGGCTCTGCCTGAGGTCATGCTCACCGATGCCTCCGGCCTGGTCGATGCGGTGAAAATCGTCAAAAGCGAGCCCGAGATCGGCCTGCTGCGGGAGAGCGCGCGGATTACGGAGGCGGGCATTGCCGCGGCCGAGAGCCTGATCGCACCCGGCGTGACCGACCAGCAGCTCGCGGCCACGGGCTCGGCGGCCATGCTCGCCGCCGGAGGCGAGTTCATGAGCCTGCAGCCCATTGTCACCGCCGGCTGGCGCTCGAGCGTGATCCACTGCAATCACCAGCGCCACACAGTGGCCGAGGGCGAGCCGGTGTTTCTTGAATTCGGCGCGGCGTGGCACCGCTATACGGCGCCGATGATGCGCACTCGCGTGGCCGGCACGCCGAGCGATGAAATGCGCCGCACGGCGGGCGTGATCCGGGACATCTACGAGGCGCTGCTGGCGCATATGCGCCCCGGCGTCACCATGGACGCGGCAGCGGCCGCCGCCGATGGGGCCCTGGCGCCGATGGCCGAGCGGGCGTTTTTCTCCGGCGTCTACGGCTACACGGTCGGTATTCAGTTCCCGCCCTCGTGGGTGGAGGCCTCGGGCTACATCGCCCGCGGCGTCGAGCGCGAGTTCGCCGAGAACATGGTCTTCCATCTGCCACTGATGCTGCGCATCCCGGGGGAGTGGGGCATCGGCATGAGCAACACCGTGCGGGTGACGGCGGATGGCGGCGAGGCGCTGACGAATAATGATCTGGCGCTGACGGGAACCGCAGGTTAG
- the clpB gene encoding ATP-dependent chaperone ClpB encodes MRMDKLTTKFQMALAEAQSLAVGRDNQMIEPEHLMLAMLDQEGGGVRHLLQQAGVNVNMLRSQLGEAVDRLPTVSGTGGEVHVSNDLNRLLNLTDKLSQKRGDSYISSELFLLAAVDDGKTRVGEALKHADANKEALEKAIETTRGGENIDDPNVEDQRQALEKYTIDLTERAEQGKLDPVIGRDEEIRRTIQVLQRRTKNNPVLIGEPGVGKTAIVEGLALRIVNQEVPEALKQKRVLSLDMGAMVAGAKYRGEFEERMKAVLKDLAKQEGEIILFIDEIHTIVGAGKAEGSMDAGNMLKPALARGELHCIGATTLDEYRTNIEKDAALERRFQKVLVDEPSVEDTVAILRGLKERYEVHHGVEITDPAIVSAATLSQRYITDRKLPDKAIDLIDEAASRIRIEIDSKPEAMDRLERRLIQLKIEREALNKESDEASKKRLATLEDEIGEIEREYNEMESVWNAEKSAVEGTTGLKEALEQARQELDTARRAGDLTRMSELQYGRIPELEQKLEAATQAEHSQEMQLLRNSVTDEEVAEVVSKWTGIPVSKMLEGERDKLLRMEEALGDRVIGQAEAVQAVSDAIRRSRAGLSDPNRPNGSFLFLGPTGVGKTELCKALATFLFDTEEAMVRIDMSEFMEKHSVARLIGAPPGYVGYEEGGYLTEAVRRKPYSVLLLDEVEKAHADVFNILLQVLDDGRLTDSHGRTVDFRNTVIVMTSNLGSHLIQEHAGEAQYDEMKREVMGVVSQHFRPEFINRVDDVVVFHPLERDQIRRITEIQVRYLSERLRERDMALELTDAALDVIGEAGFDPIYGARPLKRVLQQRVENVLAQRILAGDFTAGDRIRVDAVGSGEASELRFERISEPAVA; translated from the coding sequence ATGCGAATGGACAAACTGACCACCAAGTTCCAGATGGCGCTGGCCGAGGCCCAGTCGCTGGCCGTGGGCCGCGACAACCAGATGATCGAGCCCGAGCACCTCATGCTCGCCATGCTCGACCAGGAGGGCGGCGGTGTACGCCACCTCCTCCAGCAGGCCGGCGTCAACGTCAATATGCTGCGCTCACAGCTCGGCGAGGCGGTGGACCGTCTACCCACCGTCTCCGGCACCGGCGGCGAGGTGCATGTCAGCAACGACCTCAATCGCCTGCTCAACCTCACCGACAAGCTCTCGCAGAAGCGGGGCGACAGCTACATCTCCAGCGAGCTGTTCCTGCTGGCCGCGGTGGATGATGGCAAGACGCGGGTGGGCGAGGCCCTGAAGCATGCCGACGCCAACAAGGAGGCGCTGGAGAAGGCCATCGAGACCACCCGCGGCGGCGAGAACATCGACGACCCCAATGTCGAGGACCAGCGCCAGGCGCTCGAGAAGTACACCATCGACCTCACCGAGCGGGCCGAGCAGGGCAAGCTTGATCCGGTGATCGGCCGCGACGAGGAGATCCGCCGCACCATCCAGGTGCTCCAGCGCCGCACCAAGAACAATCCGGTGCTGATCGGCGAGCCCGGCGTGGGCAAGACCGCCATCGTCGAGGGCCTGGCGCTGCGCATCGTCAACCAGGAGGTGCCCGAGGCGCTCAAGCAAAAGCGCGTGCTCTCGCTCGACATGGGCGCGATGGTCGCCGGTGCGAAGTACCGCGGCGAGTTCGAGGAGCGCATGAAGGCGGTGCTGAAGGATCTGGCCAAGCAGGAAGGCGAGATCATTCTGTTCATCGACGAAATCCACACCATCGTCGGTGCCGGCAAGGCCGAGGGCTCGATGGACGCGGGCAATATGCTCAAGCCGGCGCTCGCACGCGGCGAGCTGCACTGCATTGGCGCCACCACGCTGGATGAATACCGCACCAACATCGAAAAGGATGCCGCCCTCGAGCGCCGCTTCCAGAAGGTGCTGGTGGACGAGCCGAGCGTGGAAGACACGGTGGCCATCCTGCGCGGGCTCAAGGAGCGCTACGAGGTGCACCACGGCGTGGAGATCACCGACCCGGCGATCGTCAGTGCGGCGACGCTCTCGCAGCGCTACATCACCGATCGCAAGCTGCCGGACAAGGCCATCGATCTGATCGACGAGGCCGCCAGTCGCATCCGCATCGAGATCGACTCCAAGCCCGAGGCCATGGATCGGCTCGAGCGCCGGCTCATCCAGCTCAAGATCGAGCGCGAGGCACTCAACAAGGAATCCGACGAGGCCTCGAAAAAGCGGCTCGCCACGCTGGAGGACGAGATTGGCGAGATCGAGCGCGAATACAACGAGATGGAGTCGGTCTGGAACGCCGAGAAGTCGGCGGTGGAGGGCACGACAGGGCTCAAGGAGGCGCTGGAGCAGGCCCGTCAGGAGCTCGATACCGCGCGCCGTGCCGGCGACCTCACCCGCATGTCGGAGCTGCAGTACGGCCGCATCCCGGAGCTCGAGCAGAAGCTCGAGGCCGCGACGCAGGCCGAACACAGCCAGGAGATGCAGTTGCTGCGCAACTCAGTGACCGACGAAGAGGTGGCCGAGGTGGTCTCGAAGTGGACCGGGATTCCGGTCTCGAAGATGCTCGAGGGCGAGCGCGACAAGCTGCTGCGCATGGAAGAGGCGCTGGGCGATCGCGTCATCGGCCAGGCCGAGGCGGTCCAGGCGGTCTCCGATGCCATCCGCCGCTCCCGTGCGGGGCTCTCCGATCCCAACCGGCCTAACGGCTCGTTCCTGTTTCTGGGCCCGACCGGTGTCGGCAAGACCGAGCTCTGCAAGGCGCTCGCGACCTTCCTCTTCGACACCGAGGAGGCGATGGTGCGCATCGATATGTCGGAGTTCATGGAAAAGCACTCCGTGGCCCGACTGATTGGCGCGCCTCCGGGGTATGTCGGCTATGAGGAGGGCGGCTACCTGACCGAGGCCGTGCGGCGTAAGCCCTACTCGGTGCTGCTGCTCGACGAGGTCGAAAAGGCCCATGCCGATGTCTTCAACATCCTGCTGCAGGTGCTGGATGACGGTCGGCTCACCGACAGCCACGGGCGCACGGTGGACTTCCGTAACACGGTGATCGTCATGACCTCGAACCTCGGCTCGCATCTGATCCAGGAGCATGCCGGCGAGGCGCAGTACGACGAGATGAAGCGCGAGGTGATGGGCGTGGTCTCGCAGCACTTCCGCCCGGAGTTCATCAACCGCGTCGACGATGTGGTGGTGTTCCACCCGCTCGAGCGTGACCAGATCCGGCGGATCACCGAGATCCAGGTGCGCTATCTCTCGGAGCGGCTGCGCGAGCGCGACATGGCGCTGGAGCTCACGGATGCGGCGCTGGATGTCATCGGCGAGGCCGGCTTCGATCCGATTTACGGAGCGCGTCCTCTGAAGCGCGTCCTCCAGCAGCGGGTGGAGAACGTGCTCGCCCAGCGGATCCTCGCCGGTGATTTCACCGCCGGTGACCGCATTCGGGTGGATGCCGTGGGCAGCGGCGAGGCGAGCGAGCTCCGCTTCGAGCGCATCAGCGAACCGGCGGTGGCCTAG
- the pgeF gene encoding peptidoglycan editing factor PgeF yields MPRPVNAIEILHPDWDLPVRAGFTTRAGGMSPSPYDSLNLALHVADDPARAHENRRRLVAQAGLPEQPRWVAQVHGTRVVHAGEVECDVTEADAVWTDQPGQVCAVLVADCLPILLADRAGGCVAAVHAGWRGLAAGILQQAVATLPVAASDLAACIGPCIGPEAYEVGPDVIDSIMRSDIQPVCHPSSRDSTRFQLDLAATARDVLALAGVADIRRVGHCTHSDPARFFSYRRDGITGRMAGYITNR; encoded by the coding sequence ATGCCCCGCCCGGTGAACGCCATCGAGATCCTCCACCCGGACTGGGACCTTCCCGTCCGCGCGGGCTTTACCACCCGTGCCGGCGGGATGAGTCCATCGCCATACGACTCACTCAATCTGGCGTTGCATGTAGCGGACGACCCGGCGCGGGCGCACGAGAACCGTCGACGCCTCGTGGCGCAGGCCGGGCTGCCCGAGCAACCCCGCTGGGTCGCCCAGGTGCACGGGACCCGAGTGGTTCATGCCGGTGAGGTCGAGTGCGATGTGACCGAGGCCGACGCGGTGTGGACCGATCAGCCGGGGCAGGTCTGCGCGGTGCTGGTGGCCGACTGCCTGCCGATCCTGCTGGCCGATCGCGCCGGTGGCTGCGTGGCCGCGGTGCATGCCGGCTGGCGGGGGCTCGCCGCCGGGATCCTGCAGCAGGCCGTGGCGACGCTGCCAGTGGCGGCCTCGGATCTCGCGGCCTGCATTGGCCCCTGCATCGGGCCCGAGGCCTATGAGGTCGGCCCCGACGTCATCGACTCGATCATGCGCAGCGACATCCAGCCCGTCTGTCACCCGTCGAGCCGTGACAGCACCCGCTTCCAACTGGACCTCGCGGCAACGGCCCGCGACGTTCTCGCGCTCGCGGGTGTCGCCGACATCCGCCGGGTCGGTCACTGCACCCACAGCGATCCCGCCCGCTTTTTCTCGTACCGCCGCGATGGCATCACGGGGCGTATGGCGGGCTACATCACCAACCGCTAG